Proteins from one Nicotiana tabacum cultivar K326 chromosome 23, ASM71507v2, whole genome shotgun sequence genomic window:
- the LOC107824784 gene encoding uncharacterized protein LOC107824784 encodes MAKPEPLNCPRCGSTNTKFCYYNNYNKSQPRHFCKGCKRHWTEGGILRNVPVGGGRKNKRLKITREKSNSPVVVDDEEKNVFDNLYHELNLPSSSLPHDTITNNLHLNSPKILSHSCQTLKRCTTSERSDTDPTVFLKSPSNIAKTGVPQDEDMLLSFSSAIGSSFNKIPCSIPTSADQSSNIYNYMENLDSTMEESTITWQGPGTSSLMMENMQSYWNWNDIEALVSGDDLNILWDDTEIKP; translated from the coding sequence ATGGCTAAACCAGAGCCCTTGAATTGTCCAAGATGTGGATCAACCAATACAAAATTTTGTTACTACAACAATTACAACAAATCACAGCCTCGCCATTTTTGTAAAGGCTGTAAAAGGCATTGGACTGAAGGTGGCATTCTTCGTAACGTCCCCGTTGGCGGCGGCCGGAAAAATAAACGGCTCAAGATCACAAGGGAAAAGAGTAATTCTCCAGTGGTTGTTGATGATGAAGAGAAAAATGTATTTGATAATTTGTATCATGAGCTAAATCTCCCTTCATCTTCACTACCACATGATACAATCACCAACAACCTACATTTGAATTCTCCAAAAATATTGTCGCACTCGTGTCAGACCCTGAAAAGATGCACTACTTCTGAAAGATCTGACACAGACCCAACAGTATTTTtaaagagtccgagcaacatagcgaAAACAGGTGTTCCTCAAGATGAAGATATGCTACTTTCTTTCTCTAGTGCTATAGGGTCGTCCTTTAACAAAATTCCATGTTCTATTCCCACATCTGCTGATCAATCTTCAAATATTTATAATTACATGGAAAATCTTGATAGTACTATGGAGGAGTCAACTATTACATGGCAAGGTCCAGGAACAAGTAGTCTAATGATGGAAAATATGCAAAGTTATTGGAATTGGAACGATATCGAGGCATTGGTTTCAGGTGATGATCTTAATATACTATGGGATGACACTGAGATCAAACCATAA